The Candidatus Nanohalococcus occultus genome contains a region encoding:
- a CDS encoding NAD-dependent epimerase/dehydratase family protein has protein sequence MNIAVTGGAGFIGSHLVEELIKDGHNVKIIDNLSSGKKSNVPEKAELIRKDIKEDNLCDEFEDLSTVFHFAANPKVNTFPEDRDKDFEENLGGVKNVVDAVCETHVENLIFASSSAVYGENAEIPTSESSEMNPISMYAATKCGGEHICQVYSKTFNFDLTIVRLANIVGGRNRKGVVYDFLQKIKENPEKLTILGNGKQKKSYLHVSDAVSGIMTAWKSDDVIFNIGSEDAIEVDTIADIISDELEEDPEYEYTGGEKGWKGDVPEMRLSIEKLKAEGWNVKNKSRESVRRAVQNQESDSKGSI, from the coding sequence ATGAATATCGCAGTTACTGGAGGAGCAGGATTCATAGGATCCCACCTAGTAGAAGAACTGATTAAAGACGGCCATAATGTAAAAATCATTGACAATTTAAGCTCGGGAAAAAAGAGCAATGTTCCAGAGAAGGCCGAGCTGATCCGGAAGGATATCAAAGAAGACAACTTATGTGATGAATTTGAAGATCTCAGCACTGTTTTCCATTTCGCAGCCAACCCCAAAGTCAATACTTTTCCAGAAGATAGAGACAAAGATTTCGAAGAGAATCTGGGAGGTGTTAAAAATGTAGTCGACGCAGTATGCGAAACACATGTTGAGAACCTAATATTTGCATCTTCAAGCGCAGTCTATGGAGAAAACGCAGAAATACCAACCTCGGAAAGTTCAGAAATGAACCCTATCTCAATGTATGCTGCCACAAAGTGTGGCGGAGAACATATCTGCCAAGTCTACTCTAAAACGTTCAACTTCGATCTTACAATAGTACGGTTGGCAAACATCGTCGGCGGAAGAAATCGGAAAGGAGTAGTTTACGATTTCCTCCAGAAGATAAAAGAAAACCCCGAAAAGCTCACTATACTTGGAAATGGAAAACAGAAGAAGTCTTATCTTCACGTTTCCGACGCAGTCTCTGGTATAATGACGGCTTGGAAATCAGACGACGTCATATTTAACATCGGATCTGAAGACGCCATAGAGGTAGATACAATAGCCGACATAATATCCGATGAACTAGAAGAAGATCCCGAATACGAATACACGGGAGGAGAAAAAGGGTGGAAAGGCGACGTACCAGAGATGCGTCTAAGCATAGAAAAGCTGAAGGCAGAAGGATGGAATGTAAAAAATAAGTCCAGAGAGTCTGTCAGACGAGCTGTACAGAATCAAGAGTCAGACTCAAAAGGTTCGATCTAG
- a CDS encoding N-acetylneuraminate synthase family protein: protein MKIGTKEISENSDPYIIAEAGINHNGSIQTAKELIDVAKNSGADAVKFQKRELEETYVEDIVKDPAIAEMGVEYTVSNLKEVVLSDAQFRELAEYARNAGIDFLCSPWDESSVEFLESIDMPAYKIGSPDMTNFVLLEKIIETEKPIIISTGMSDEEEIDKTVDFLERHNAEFAVLHCRSTYPAPFHNLNLNFMNKLMEKYDAPIGYSGHERGIAISAAAATMGASIIERHFTLDRTMEGPDHSASLEPTGLKKLVRDIENIEESKGSEVRYMTRGEYNNRVSLSKSLVASRKIDKGQEIKREDLTAKSPAKGISPQELYNIVGEKAQRNLSEDQIIQWEDIEKKEERRYDTSLEDWGVVVRFSDIEGSDWGDPDVYEFRVNGADLEEEIEISDHKDKRLTVHAPEQKGHDIVDLSSTTEDERKRAEEIIQNLIDKVRNEIKPHFSKENDPMIVIHPGGITSEKMVLDQTEEMNKQLAKTMDNLDDEGVELLLENMPPLPWIYGGQQYHNNFMRADEIAEYCEKHNQKICYDTAHAKLWCNYSDTSLKEHMEKLKPHIEYLHIADAAGVDGEGLQIEEGEIDWKELAPILNTLNVPKTTEIWRGHEKNAEGFKKAAKRLENFLN from the coding sequence ATGAAAATAGGAACAAAAGAAATTTCTGAGAACTCCGACCCCTACATTATAGCGGAGGCAGGAATCAACCATAATGGAAGCATACAAACCGCTAAAGAATTGATCGATGTCGCAAAGAATTCTGGTGCTGACGCAGTCAAGTTCCAAAAGCGAGAGTTAGAGGAAACCTATGTAGAAGACATTGTGAAAGACCCCGCGATCGCGGAAATGGGCGTCGAATACACAGTCTCCAATCTGAAGGAAGTTGTTCTCTCAGACGCTCAGTTCAGAGAGCTGGCAGAGTATGCCAGGAACGCAGGAATAGACTTTCTCTGCTCACCCTGGGACGAATCAAGTGTCGAATTTCTGGAAAGCATTGACATGCCTGCCTACAAGATCGGTTCTCCTGATATGACTAACTTTGTCTTATTGGAGAAAATCATAGAGACTGAAAAACCCATCATAATATCGACTGGTATGTCAGATGAGGAAGAAATAGACAAGACAGTTGATTTCTTAGAGCGACATAACGCCGAATTTGCTGTTCTACACTGCCGAAGCACCTATCCTGCGCCTTTCCACAATCTTAACCTCAACTTCATGAATAAGCTTATGGAAAAATACGATGCCCCTATAGGATACTCCGGCCATGAACGAGGAATAGCTATATCGGCGGCAGCAGCAACTATGGGCGCCTCCATTATAGAGAGGCACTTTACGCTCGACAGAACCATGGAAGGCCCCGATCACTCCGCAAGCCTAGAGCCAACAGGTCTAAAAAAGCTAGTAAGAGATATAGAAAACATAGAAGAGAGTAAAGGTAGCGAAGTCAGGTATATGACTCGTGGCGAATACAACAACCGCGTCTCACTGTCAAAAAGCCTTGTAGCTTCCAGAAAAATAGACAAAGGTCAAGAAATCAAAAGAGAAGATCTCACTGCTAAAAGCCCGGCTAAGGGAATTTCACCACAAGAACTCTACAATATCGTAGGCGAGAAAGCACAAAGAAACCTGAGTGAAGACCAGATTATACAGTGGGAAGATATTGAAAAGAAGGAAGAACGCAGGTACGACACCAGCCTGGAAGACTGGGGCGTGGTTGTACGGTTCTCAGATATTGAAGGCAGCGACTGGGGCGATCCTGACGTCTATGAGTTCAGAGTAAACGGAGCAGATCTCGAAGAAGAAATAGAAATATCAGACCACAAAGACAAAAGGTTGACAGTACATGCCCCAGAACAGAAGGGCCACGACATAGTGGATCTCAGCTCAACAACAGAAGACGAAAGGAAAAGAGCTGAAGAAATAATCCAGAATCTGATAGACAAAGTCCGGAACGAGATAAAACCCCACTTTTCCAAAGAAAACGACCCGATGATTGTGATCCACCCTGGCGGAATCACCAGTGAGAAAATGGTTTTAGATCAGACCGAAGAAATGAACAAACAGCTCGCTAAAACCATGGACAACCTAGACGACGAAGGCGTCGAACTCCTACTGGAGAACATGCCTCCGCTGCCATGGATTTACGGAGGACAGCAGTACCACAACAACTTTATGCGCGCAGACGAGATCGCAGAATACTGTGAAAAACACAACCAGAAAATCTGCTACGATACAGCACACGCCAAACTCTGGTGTAACTACTCAGACACCAGTCTGAAAGAACACATGGAAAAACTCAAACCACATATCGAATACCTACATATCGCAGACGCAGCAGGAGTAGACGGAGAAGGATTACAGATAGAAGAAGGAGAAATAGACTGGAAAGAACTGGCGCCAATCCTCAACACTCTTAACGTACCGAAGACAACAGAGATATGGAGAGGACACGAAAAAAATGCAGAAGGATTCAAAAAAGCAGCAAAGAGGCTTGAGAACTTTTTGAATTAA
- a CDS encoding cytidylyltransferase domain-containing protein, which translates to MNVAIIPARGGSKGIKKKNIVDFLGKPLIEHTINQARDSSCLDGIYVSTDSEDIAEISKEAGAKIIDRPEEIAGDEATTESALLHALEHIREEENMDPDIMTLLQCTSPLRRRNDIDETAKLVSEGGYDSALSVCEDHSFYWEKGRNGFESINYSPQTRKRRQDLEKRYQENGSIYVFKTEILEEKECRLGGKIGAHQMPETHSFEIDTPDDLEITRAVGQNVVFHTG; encoded by the coding sequence TTGAACGTAGCTATCATACCTGCGCGAGGAGGCAGCAAAGGAATAAAAAAGAAGAACATAGTCGATTTCCTAGGTAAACCTCTTATTGAGCACACTATAAATCAAGCCCGCGATAGCAGCTGTCTGGATGGTATCTATGTTTCCACAGATTCTGAGGATATTGCTGAAATAAGCAAGGAGGCGGGTGCAAAAATAATTGATAGGCCAGAGGAAATTGCGGGGGATGAAGCCACTACAGAATCTGCATTACTGCATGCGCTCGAACATATTAGAGAGGAAGAGAATATGGATCCTGATATTATGACCTTGCTCCAATGTACCTCACCTCTAAGAAGACGGAATGATATTGATGAAACGGCAAAGCTTGTTAGTGAGGGAGGATACGACTCTGCTCTCTCAGTATGCGAAGATCACAGCTTTTACTGGGAAAAGGGCAGAAACGGATTTGAGTCTATAAATTACTCTCCACAAACTCGAAAGAGAAGACAGGATCTTGAGAAACGATATCAAGAGAACGGATCTATCTATGTGTTTAAAACAGAAATACTTGAGGAGAAGGAATGTCGTTTGGGGGGTAAAATAGGCGCTCATCAGATGCCGGAAACACACAGTTTCGAGATAGACACTCCTGATGATCTAGAAATAACGCGAGCTGTAGGGCAAAATGTGGTGTTTCATACTGGCTAA